In the Elioraea tepida genome, one interval contains:
- the cas2 gene encoding CRISPR-associated endonuclease Cas2 produces MRSTDHLFVIAYDVRDPRRWRRLFRVMNGRGEWLQLSVFQARLSRRGLVELKAAVSAVIRHDEDHVLILDLGPADDVKPRVVSLGKAFVPVARAPIIV; encoded by the coding sequence GTCATCGCCTACGACGTGCGTGACCCGCGCCGGTGGCGCCGGCTCTTTCGGGTGATGAACGGTCGCGGCGAGTGGCTTCAGCTTTCGGTGTTCCAGGCGCGGCTGTCACGGCGCGGGCTTGTCGAGCTGAAGGCGGCGGTGAGCGCTGTGATCAGGCACGACGAGGATCATGTGCTGATCCTAGACCTTGGGCCTGCCGACGATGTGAAGCCGCGGGTGGTGAGCCTTGGCAAGGCGTTCGTTCCGGTTGCCCGGGCACCGATCATCGTGTGA